From the genome of Marixanthomonas ophiurae, one region includes:
- a CDS encoding DUF6168 family protein translates to MAKTVRFLGILAAVLVVTFGIHLALLSTLEKPLFAHQIVLSYVVNFVMAATILMVIQRSLKKKSAQSGFIFMAGSGLKFLVFFLIFYPAYNADASMQTIEFVTFFIPYAVCLALEVMYLSKQLNNQVY, encoded by the coding sequence ATGGCGAAAACCGTTAGATTTTTAGGAATTCTGGCTGCTGTATTGGTTGTTACTTTTGGTATCCATCTCGCACTATTAAGCACATTAGAAAAGCCCCTTTTTGCACATCAAATTGTACTGTCTTATGTTGTAAATTTTGTTATGGCAGCTACTATTTTGATGGTTATTCAGCGGTCATTAAAAAAGAAATCGGCTCAGTCGGGTTTTATTTTTATGGCAGGAAGCGGATTAAAATTCCTCGTATTCTTCCTTATTTTCTATCCGGCATATAATGCCGACGCAAGCATGCAGACTATTGAATTTGTTACATTTTTCATCCCATACGCCGTCTGTTTAGCCCTAGAAGTAATGTATCTTTCCAAACAGCTTAATAATCAAGTATATTGA